A genome region from Thermoanaerobacterium xylanolyticum LX-11 includes the following:
- a CDS encoding restriction endonuclease, translating into MDDNKLIYAIEERIGQPDLFTGRKEELSYFERWADEIPVKLSRSTALLSRRKKGKTALVERLYNIIYTKNGPLVPFYFEVKEGSKWIVDFALNFYASFISQYLGFKLRDVNLCRTIKSLDELNEIASKNGYKAVSDNIKLFKDALKDKDMVDTIWNNAQSAPHRIASVTGDYIVQIIDEFQFINSEIYWDMGRTRVANDLAGSYLSLAESKVAPMLVTGSWVSWLKNIIRGQLPGRFIETELNNLKEEEGLEAIYNYSIITGVPVSDDVALYLNKLVNSDPFYISAIIRSIYKDKDLTTVDGLIKTLDFELRRGSIYGTWMEYISRTLSTVNDKNAKKIVLFLSKNREKEWTRQEIIAKCNLPYDDREAENKLQMLLKGDLISEGSTSIRYKGMTDDIFYKVFRYKYEEEIDNFPLEKILDEEREKQLMEIESLQKEIKSLKGREKYYKGHILEYVLMKYLKFEQYKKENVMLKDKVYNPVQGAEFARYQEVKPYKVMLEGGREHEVDIWAKSYEEGKDLFIEVKSWERSISKSDTEKFVKTVEDMKTLGIKGYFIYYSLNGFEDDAKKYLNENGIMYADKKSWAIV; encoded by the coding sequence ATGGATGATAATAAATTGATATACGCAATTGAAGAAAGAATAGGACAGCCTGATTTATTTACTGGAAGAAAGGAGGAGCTGTCTTATTTTGAAAGATGGGCAGACGAAATACCTGTGAAATTATCAAGATCAACAGCACTGCTATCAAGAAGAAAAAAAGGGAAAACAGCGCTTGTGGAAAGGCTTTACAATATTATATACACAAAAAATGGTCCTTTAGTGCCGTTTTACTTCGAAGTAAAAGAAGGCAGCAAATGGATCGTTGACTTTGCTTTAAACTTTTATGCGTCTTTCATATCACAATATCTGGGTTTTAAACTAAGAGATGTAAACTTATGCCGTACAATAAAAAGCCTTGATGAATTAAATGAAATCGCATCGAAAAATGGATATAAAGCTGTTTCTGATAACATAAAACTATTTAAAGATGCATTAAAAGATAAAGACATGGTTGATACGATTTGGAATAATGCTCAATCGGCACCGCATAGAATCGCAAGCGTGACAGGTGATTACATAGTTCAAATAATCGATGAATTTCAGTTTATTAATAGCGAAATATACTGGGATATGGGAAGAACAAGAGTAGCTAATGACCTTGCAGGATCATATTTATCATTGGCAGAATCAAAAGTAGCGCCAATGCTTGTAACAGGAAGCTGGGTAAGCTGGCTTAAGAACATAATAAGAGGTCAATTGCCAGGAAGATTTATAGAAACAGAGCTTAATAATTTAAAAGAGGAAGAAGGACTTGAAGCAATATACAATTACAGCATAATAACAGGGGTTCCTGTGTCAGACGATGTAGCTCTATATCTAAACAAATTAGTAAATTCAGATCCATTTTATATAAGTGCTATAATACGAAGCATATACAAAGATAAAGATTTAACTACTGTTGATGGACTTATTAAAACACTTGATTTTGAATTAAGGCGTGGCAGCATATACGGAACATGGATGGAGTATATAAGCCGCACATTAAGCACAGTAAATGATAAAAATGCCAAAAAAATAGTCCTGTTTTTATCAAAAAATAGAGAAAAAGAGTGGACGCGGCAGGAGATAATAGCTAAGTGTAATTTACCGTACGATGACAGGGAAGCCGAGAACAAACTACAAATGCTATTAAAGGGAGATCTCATAAGTGAAGGAAGCACAAGCATAAGGTATAAAGGAATGACAGATGACATATTTTATAAAGTTTTTAGATACAAATACGAGGAAGAAATAGATAATTTTCCGCTAGAGAAAATATTAGATGAAGAACGGGAAAAGCAGCTTATGGAGATAGAGTCATTGCAAAAAGAGATAAAGAGCTTAAAAGGCAGGGAAAAATATTATAAAGGGCATATATTAGAATACGTATTGATGAAGTACCTAAAATTTGAACAATATAAAAAAGAAAATGTAATGCTCAAGGACAAAGTATATAATCCGGTACAAGGAGCTGAATTTGCAAGATATCAAGAAGTAAAGCCATACAAGGTTATGTTGGAAGGCGGGCGAGAACACGAAGTAGATATTTGGGCAAAAAGCTATGAAGAAGGAAAAGACCTTTTCATAGAGGTAAAAAGCTGGGAGAGGTCTATTAGCAAAAGTGATACTGAGAAGTTTGTAAAAACGGTAGAAGATATGAAGACTTTAGGCATAAAAGGTTACTTTATATATTATTCGCTTAATGGTTTTGAAGATGATGCAAAAAAATATCTTAATGAAAATGGAATAATGTATGCCGATAAAAAAAGCTGGGCTATCGTATGA
- a CDS encoding MATE family efflux transporter, translating to MEKAEQRFSLQKEILELAWPSITEQMLIMMVGMVSTIFVGHISTAAIAAVGMINTLVFFFQSIFAGLSTGCTVIVARLIGENDDDNAKLAVMQALVMCIIIFILFTVFGYIFAVPLIKLFFGSVAKDVFELGLMYYKIILLGMPFVIIDIVLGGALRGAGDTRTPMYITATINLISLILNSLTVFGVNIGGHQLIPAFGVKGSAMSVTIARVIGGFIQLYVLYFGKRRINLSIKDGVKLNFPMMLRIVKVGVPASLEQLIMQGGFLIMQVIVSTMGTASIAVYQIGMNANGLAFMPIFGFQLAATSLVGRSLGARKMMLAETYGKLSNKIAVRIITVIGVIMFIFARQLAALYSTDPEVIRMGAVVIRIFAAIEPMLAIMNVLSGVLRAAGDLVYIVVTAFIGLWLFRIAIGYALGKWMGMGIYGIWIGICFDFVVRSFMYTYRFKQGKWKYLMV from the coding sequence ATGGAGAAAGCTGAACAGCGATTTAGTCTTCAGAAGGAAATATTAGAGCTGGCATGGCCTTCTATAACTGAACAAATGCTTATAATGATGGTCGGTATGGTGTCAACCATATTTGTGGGCCACATAAGCACAGCTGCTATAGCGGCAGTAGGCATGATAAATACTTTGGTGTTTTTCTTTCAATCTATCTTTGCAGGGCTGTCAACAGGGTGCACGGTAATCGTTGCAAGGCTAATAGGAGAAAATGACGATGACAATGCAAAGCTTGCTGTAATGCAGGCGCTTGTAATGTGCATAATCATTTTTATTTTGTTTACCGTTTTCGGATATATCTTTGCTGTCCCGCTGATAAAATTGTTTTTTGGTTCTGTAGCAAAAGATGTATTTGAGCTGGGGCTTATGTATTACAAGATCATTCTTTTGGGCATGCCATTTGTGATAATAGATATTGTATTAGGCGGTGCACTAAGGGGTGCAGGTGATACAAGGACGCCCATGTACATTACGGCTACCATAAACTTGATAAGCCTCATCTTAAACTCTCTTACGGTGTTTGGCGTAAATATCGGCGGACACCAGCTTATACCTGCTTTTGGAGTAAAAGGTTCTGCTATGTCTGTCACTATAGCCAGGGTTATAGGTGGTTTTATACAGCTTTATGTTCTTTACTTTGGAAAGAGAAGGATCAATTTAAGCATAAAAGACGGAGTGAAGCTTAATTTTCCTATGATGTTGAGGATTGTGAAGGTTGGCGTCCCTGCGTCCTTAGAGCAGCTTATAATGCAAGGCGGATTTTTAATAATGCAGGTTATAGTTTCTACAATGGGTACTGCGTCTATTGCAGTGTACCAAATAGGCATGAATGCCAATGGCCTTGCATTTATGCCTATATTCGGATTTCAACTGGCAGCTACTTCTTTGGTTGGAAGAAGCTTGGGGGCTAGAAAGATGATGCTGGCGGAGACGTACGGGAAACTGTCAAATAAAATAGCGGTGCGGATAATAACAGTCATAGGAGTCATCATGTTTATATTTGCACGTCAACTTGCCGCACTTTATTCTACAGATCCTGAAGTCATAAGGATGGGTGCTGTAGTCATAAGGATATTTGCTGCAATCGAACCGATGTTGGCTATAATGAATGTATTGTCTGGCGTTTTAAGAGCAGCGGGAGATCTGGTGTATATAGTTGTGACGGCATTTATAGGGCTTTGGCTTTTTAGGATTGCCATAGGATACGCTTTAGGCAAGTGGATGGGCATGGGCATATATGGCATATGGATAGGAATATGCTTTGACTTTGTTGTTCGTTCTTTCATGTACACATACAGATTCAAGCAGGGAAAGTGGAAATACCTCATGGTATAA
- the aroF gene encoding 3-deoxy-7-phosphoheptulonate synthase produces MVIIMKENATEENIKTVCEYVNKFNLSTHVVNGAERSIIGVIGNVEILEDKPISSMEGVYDVVRISSPYKLVSRSAKPDSTVVKVKDVDIGGGSFVMMAGPCAVESYEQMLEAAKAVKKSGAKVLRGGAYKPRSSPYSFQGLEEEGLKILNAVGRETGMVTITEIVSSSHIEKVSQYADILQVGSRNMQNFELLKEIGKSNMPVLLKRGLSSTIEEWLNAAEYIMKEGNPNVILCERGIRTFETYTRNTLDLNAVAAVKNLSHLPVIVDPSHGTGRRDLIAPLSRAAVAVGADGLIIEVHPHPDMALSDGGQSLTPEEFDKVSKEVNKILLALKG; encoded by the coding sequence ATGGTCATTATAATGAAAGAAAACGCCACAGAAGAAAATATAAAAACCGTCTGCGAATACGTAAATAAATTCAATCTATCAACACATGTAGTAAATGGTGCTGAAAGGTCCATAATCGGCGTCATCGGAAATGTGGAAATACTTGAAGATAAGCCTATATCCTCGATGGAAGGCGTGTACGACGTCGTCAGGATTTCTTCTCCGTATAAGCTTGTATCAAGGTCTGCAAAGCCTGACAGCACTGTGGTAAAAGTCAAAGATGTAGACATCGGCGGAGGCAGTTTTGTCATGATGGCAGGACCATGTGCTGTAGAAAGCTATGAGCAAATGCTTGAAGCTGCCAAAGCAGTCAAGAAATCTGGTGCAAAAGTCTTAAGAGGTGGTGCATACAAGCCAAGATCATCACCATATTCTTTCCAAGGATTAGAAGAGGAAGGACTTAAGATACTAAATGCTGTCGGACGGGAAACAGGCATGGTCACTATCACAGAGATCGTCAGCAGCTCTCACATAGAGAAAGTATCGCAATACGCAGATATACTGCAAGTTGGTTCAAGAAACATGCAGAATTTCGAGCTTCTAAAAGAGATAGGCAAGTCAAACATGCCAGTTCTATTGAAACGGGGCTTATCGTCAACTATAGAAGAATGGCTTAATGCAGCGGAATACATCATGAAAGAAGGAAATCCAAATGTCATACTTTGCGAAAGAGGCATACGCACATTTGAGACGTACACCAGAAATACTCTTGATTTAAATGCTGTCGCTGCAGTAAAAAATTTATCCCACCTTCCTGTAATAGTGGATCCAAGCCACGGCACAGGCAGGCGTGACCTTATAGCGCCACTATCAAGGGCTGCTGTAGCAGTAGGCGCAGACGGACTTATCATAGAAGTGCACCCACATCCAGACATGGCACTTTCAGACGGCGGGCAGTCACTTACGCCTGAAGAATTTGACAAAGTTTCAAAAGAAGTAAATAAAATTCTTTTGGCTTTAAAAGGCTAA
- a CDS encoding DNA polymerase IV has protein sequence MMRKIIHVDMDAFFASIEQHDNPKLRGKPVIVGGLSGRGVVSTCSYEARKYGVHSAMPMYMAKTLCPHGIFLPVRFQRYREVSEKVFDILYEVTDIVEPLSIDEAYLDVTDIDKNPEDIAKEIKEKVHMVTGLTVSAGVSYNKFLAKIASDWNKPDGLMIITEDMVPDILRPLSVSKVYGIGKKSSERLKKIGVEKVDDLLKLSQDELTNIFGKYGKEIYDRIRGIDSRPVETYRETKSIGKETTLKKDTSDADLLLKYLRGFADIVSSELKGERLYCRTVTVKIKTSNFTLHTRSRTLNEYIDSSDDIYSVAEAIFKEAKMTQPVRLIGLSVSNLSATKIKQLSLFDLDVKRNLKIDKILYDVNKKLGGHFVKRGSDI, from the coding sequence ATGATGCGCAAGATAATCCATGTTGATATGGATGCTTTTTTTGCCTCTATTGAGCAACATGACAATCCAAAACTTAGAGGAAAACCTGTCATAGTAGGTGGGCTATCTGGTAGAGGTGTTGTATCTACATGCTCTTATGAAGCGAGAAAATATGGTGTTCATTCAGCTATGCCTATGTACATGGCGAAGACTTTATGTCCACACGGTATTTTTTTGCCAGTAAGATTTCAGCGGTACAGAGAGGTGTCTGAAAAAGTATTTGATATTTTATATGAAGTTACTGATATTGTGGAGCCGCTGTCGATTGATGAAGCATACCTGGATGTGACTGATATCGACAAAAATCCAGAAGATATTGCCAAGGAAATAAAAGAGAAAGTGCACATGGTGACAGGGCTTACTGTGTCTGCAGGCGTTTCATACAACAAATTTCTTGCCAAGATTGCGTCGGATTGGAATAAACCTGATGGACTCATGATCATAACTGAAGATATGGTGCCTGATATATTGAGGCCTTTAAGCGTGTCGAAAGTTTACGGTATTGGGAAAAAATCTTCTGAAAGGCTTAAAAAAATAGGCGTAGAGAAAGTGGATGATTTGCTAAAATTAAGCCAAGATGAGCTTACGAATATATTTGGGAAGTACGGCAAAGAGATATACGACAGGATAAGAGGAATTGATTCAAGACCTGTTGAAACGTACAGGGAAACGAAATCAATAGGGAAAGAGACGACGCTAAAAAAAGACACCAGCGATGCAGACTTGCTTTTAAAGTATTTAAGAGGATTTGCTGACATAGTATCATCAGAGCTTAAGGGTGAGAGACTTTACTGCAGGACTGTAACTGTAAAGATAAAGACCTCAAATTTCACACTTCATACAAGAAGCCGCACATTAAATGAATACATAGATTCGTCAGATGATATTTATTCTGTTGCCGAGGCCATATTTAAAGAGGCTAAAATGACGCAGCCTGTAAGGCTTATAGGGCTTTCTGTGTCAAACTTAAGTGCAACAAAGATAAAGCAGTTGTCACTTTTTGATTTGGATGTCAAGAGAAATTTAAAGATCGACAAGATATTATATGATGTGAATAAAAAACTTGGAGGACATTTTGTAAAAAGAGGAAGCGATATATAG
- a CDS encoding DUF6106 family protein: protein MDIFIEKLVKKQKTSKDMLKAIGLILASLVIVFFIVPLIPFVKGFLIFFIVAIPFFAYYVIKSQNVEYEYAYTNGELDVDRIVAESRRKRLLSVDCKDFEIVAKVSSDKYSDEYRKIPNKVEAVSSMTSPDVYFAVFENAGKRTILYFEPNDKMIEAMWKYIPRKFFK from the coding sequence GTGGATATATTTATTGAAAAACTTGTAAAAAAACAAAAGACATCTAAGGACATGCTGAAAGCTATAGGACTTATTTTAGCTTCATTGGTAATTGTTTTTTTCATAGTACCTCTTATACCTTTTGTGAAGGGATTTCTCATCTTTTTTATCGTTGCAATACCTTTTTTTGCCTACTACGTTATTAAATCGCAAAACGTTGAATACGAGTACGCATATACCAACGGTGAGCTGGATGTAGATAGGATAGTAGCTGAAAGCAGAAGGAAAAGACTTTTAAGTGTTGACTGCAAAGACTTTGAAATCGTAGCAAAGGTGTCAAGCGACAAGTATTCAGATGAGTACAGAAAGATACCAAACAAGGTGGAAGCGGTAAGTTCAATGACATCACCTGATGTGTACTTCGCTGTCTTTGAAAATGCCGGCAAAAGGACTATTCTCTACTTTGAACCTAATGATAAGATGATAGAAGCCATGTGGAAGTACATACCAAGGAAGTTCTTTAAATAA
- the trmL gene encoding tRNA (uridine(34)/cytosine(34)/5-carboxymethylaminomethyluridine(34)-2'-O)-methyltransferase TrmL, with product MPINVVLVEPEIPQNTGNIARTCVLTGSKLHLVKPLGFSLSEKYLKRSGLDYWPYLDLKVYENLEEFLESTKGCKYYLATTKGKHFYHEVKYEDESYILFGKESAGLPQWLREKYEDDCIRIPMNEVKAERSLNLSNSVAIVVYEALKQLGFPNMY from the coding sequence ATGCCCATAAATGTAGTATTGGTTGAGCCGGAGATACCGCAAAATACAGGTAATATAGCAAGGACTTGTGTCCTTACAGGATCTAAGCTTCACTTAGTAAAACCGCTTGGTTTTTCTTTAAGTGAGAAGTATTTAAAAAGATCTGGACTTGACTATTGGCCATACCTTGACTTAAAGGTGTACGAAAACTTAGAGGAATTTTTAGAGTCTACGAAAGGCTGTAAATATTATTTAGCTACCACAAAAGGCAAACACTTTTATCACGAAGTAAAGTACGAAGATGAGTCTTACATCCTTTTCGGGAAAGAATCAGCAGGCCTTCCTCAGTGGCTTAGAGAGAAGTACGAAGATGATTGCATAAGGATACCTATGAACGAGGTAAAGGCGGAAAGATCTTTAAATTTGTCAAATTCTGTGGCAATTGTAGTCTATGAAGCTTTAAAACAATTGGGTTTTCCTAATATGTATTGA
- a CDS encoding serine hydrolase: MSLHDDIMNFVSNAGGDIGVSVKNLKTGEMIGVNEEMMFPSASTIKILIMAQIYKMAKEGYIRLTDNIVLSDFMKTAGSGVLYQLNSKHKFTIEELITLMIIISDNTAANVLIDIADMKNINKMAEDLGLFHTKIQRKMMDFEAIKSGKDNYTCPKDMTRLLEQMYSGKVVDEEYSIKMIEILKKQQDLGRLDMYLPDDVLIAHKPGELKSLEHDVGIVFLKDCDYIISVMTNNMNTNLDGKMAIGKISKMVYDEYVNA, from the coding sequence ATGAGTTTACATGATGACATAATGAATTTCGTCAGTAATGCTGGTGGAGACATAGGTGTTTCTGTAAAAAATCTGAAGACTGGAGAAATGATAGGCGTAAATGAAGAAATGATGTTTCCATCTGCCAGCACGATAAAAATACTTATCATGGCACAGATATATAAGATGGCTAAAGAAGGGTACATAAGACTGACTGACAATATCGTTTTATCTGACTTTATGAAAACTGCAGGCAGCGGGGTTTTGTACCAGTTAAATAGCAAGCACAAATTCACTATAGAAGAACTTATAACATTGATGATCATTATAAGTGACAACACTGCCGCAAATGTTTTGATCGATATAGCAGATATGAAAAACATAAATAAGATGGCAGAGGATTTAGGTTTGTTTCATACTAAAATCCAGAGAAAGATGATGGATTTTGAAGCTATAAAATCTGGGAAAGACAATTATACATGTCCAAAGGATATGACACGCCTTTTAGAGCAGATGTACTCTGGAAAAGTTGTAGATGAGGAGTACAGCATCAAGATGATAGAAATCTTAAAGAAGCAGCAAGATTTAGGCAGGCTTGATATGTACTTGCCAGATGATGTATTGATTGCTCATAAGCCTGGGGAACTTAAGTCATTAGAGCATGATGTAGGGATAGTGTTTTTAAAAGATTGTGACTACATAATAAGCGTGATGACAAACAACATGAATACGAATCTTGATGGGAAAATGGCCATAGGGAAAATATCAAAGATGGTTTACGACGAATACGTAAATGCATAA